The Trichosurus vulpecula isolate mTriVul1 chromosome 3, mTriVul1.pri, whole genome shotgun sequence genome includes a window with the following:
- the ARL10 gene encoding ADP-ribosylation factor-like protein 10 yields the protein MAPRSLSHVILLLGGAVAVLGSVLFFVWKAYFSDDSGRRRRPWWEAELSPYVGELDPDERQVLVLGLDGAGKSTILHCLSGHRAKERMAPTWGFNSVRLPTESFQMDLLEVGGSQNLRFYWKEFLSQADVLLFVVDSADRLRLPCARQELHMLLAEDPDLPVVVVANKQDKSEALSVAQLQQELDLQAFGQREFFLLPASIPPAGPGSSPPSIHHVWTLLLDLLSQA from the exons ATGGCTCCACGGTCCCTCAGCCACGTTATACTGTTGCTGGGTGGTGCTGTGGCCGTGCTGGGCTCGGTGCTCTTCTTTGTATGGAAGGCCTACTTCAGTGACGATAGCGGGCGGCGGCGGAGGCCCTGGTGGGAAGCAGAGCTGAGCCCCTACGTGGGGGAG TTGGATCCAGATGAGCGACAGGTCCTGGTGCTGGGTCTGGATGGAGCTGGGAAAAGCACCATTCTCCACTGCCTCTCAGGCCACAGAGCCAAAGAGCGCATGGCTCCCACCTGGGGTTTCAACTCTGTTCGGCTTCCCACTGAGAGCTTCCAGATGGATTTGCTGGAGG TTGGTGGCAGCCAGAACCTGCGGTTTTACTGGAAGGAGTTCCTGAGCCAGGCAGATGTGCTGCTATTTGTGGTAGACTCTGCTGACCGGCTACGGCTACCCTGTGCTCGGCAAGAGCTGCATATGCTGCTGGCAGAAGATCCAGACCTGCCTGTGGTTGTGGTAGCCAATAAACAG GATAAGAGTGAGGCCTTGAGTGTGGCTCAGCTGCAGCAGGAACTGGACCTGCAAGCCTTTGGCCAGCGTGAGTTCTTTTTACTGCCAGCCAGCATTCCCCCAGCTGGGCCAGGCTCTTCACCTCCAAGCATTCACCATGTCTGGACACTGCTGTTGGACCTTCTCTCCCAAGCTTGA
- the NOP16 gene encoding nucleolar protein 16 has product MPKAKGKNRRRKFGYNVNRKRLNRNARRKAAPKIECSHIRHAWDRSKSVQQNLAEMGLAMDPNRAVPFRRKVTAMDVDVNKEKKPSKIVRKPYVLNDLEEEASLPEKKGNTLSRDLIDYVRYMVENHGDNYKAMARDEKNYYQDTPKQIKSKINVYKRFYPEEFQTFIDSLEKNKMEVE; this is encoded by the exons ATGCCTAAGGCGAAGGGAAAGAATCGACGGCGGAAATTCGGTTATAATGTTAACCGGAAGCGGCTGAACCGTAACGCGCGGAGGAAAGCCGCGCCGAAGATCGAGTG CTCTCACATCCGTCATGCCTGGGACCGCTCCAAGTCGGTGCAGCAGAACCTGGCGGAAATGGGCCTGGCCATGGACCCCAACAGGGCCGTGCCCTTCCGGAGAAAG GTAACAGCAATGGATGTGGAtgttaacaaggaaaaaaaacccagcaagaTAGTTCGGAAGCCGTATGTCTTGAATG aCCTAGAAGAGGAGGCCAGCCTGCCTGAGAAGAAGGGTAATACCCTTTCACGGGACCTCATTGACTATGTGCGCTACATGGTTGAGAATCATGGGGATAACTATAAG GCAATGGCCCGGGATGAAAAGAACTACTATCAAGACACTCCAAAGCAGATCAAGAGCAAGATTAATGTATACAAGCGCTTTTACCCTGAAGAGTTCCAAACCTTTATTGATTCCCTGGAGAAGAACAAAATGGAAGTAGAGTGA
- the HIGD2A gene encoding HIG1 domain family member 2A, mitochondrial, whose protein sequence is MSSPGSVAQEMAFDPATPPVIEGFTPSPQRLRDESVKDKFQRKIRENPVVPIGCLATAGALSYGLYCFHRGNSQRSQMMMRTRILAQGFTVMAILGGLVVSAMKSPRHH, encoded by the exons ATGTCATCTCCGGGGTCGGTGGCTCAGGAGATGGCCTTTGACCCCGCGACGCCCCCAGTCATTGAGGGCTTCACCCCCAGCCCGCAGCGTTTGCGAGATGAGAGCGTCAAGGACAAATTTCAACGCAAGATCCGTGAGAACCCGGTGGTGCCCATAG GTTGTCTGGCCACAGCTGGAGCTTTGTCTTATGGACTCTACTGCTTTCACCGGGGCAACAGCCAGAGATCCCAGATGATGATGCGGACCAGGATCTTGGCTCAGGGCTTCACAGTGATGGCCATTCTCGGGGGCTTGGTGGTCTCAGCCATGAAATCACCCAGGCATCACTGA